Sequence from the Cuculus canorus isolate bCucCan1 chromosome 24, bCucCan1.pri, whole genome shotgun sequence genome:
GAATGGGCATTTCCTGGGCAAGGCTTTTGATTTCCCTGCCTACTCCAAGTCCTAGAGAATAGATGTGCCAATTAAAATCTTTATAAACATTCACAGGAATTGGATTTCAGGGCATCAAGTGACACAACTTTATTAAGGGTAATTCCCGGTAGgagaaaaaggattttatttccGTGTTAAGATGAAAGGTGTTCTGTTGTGCTTTCTTCCTTGTACTGTGACTCCTAACTGCTCAGTGCCCACTTACACATGGCTAATAATTAACTCTGTGAGCATGGAAAATGCTCTTTCAGATGTATCCCCACAGTAGCCAGCAAGACAAACATAAcattctgcagaaagcaaacaatatGGCACAAAAGGGCCTTGATATTTGCCCTTTGCTAAGAGCAGTTCCCCTGGGTGATGGACACCTCGTTGCCTTTCACCTCTTGCTCTGCAGTGCAAGCAGGATCCCAGTTCAGTTTTTCCCTTCTTGGCTAAATCGGAATAATTAATCTAATTGGAATAATTAATCTAATTCTGTTAATCTAATTCCTTCCCAAAGCCATCGACTACTTCAGGGTTACCGACAACATCCTTTCGCCAGGTAGAGAAGGGTTACCAAGACCTATGCTTTGGAACAAAGATATAGCTGTATCCAGAAAGATGTGTGCAAGAGTGGTGGTGTCAGGGTCTTTGTGTGCGTGTTAGAGCGGGAAGGGGTTTTTACATCTCTGAAGACACACGTGTACTCGTGCCTACACGAGAACTATGGTCCCTGGGTGCTTGGACAACCAACACCAGCAactgctgcagctctgagctgcCTCTGGTCCCATTTTCTCAGATGCAGTTAAACCCTTCCTATAGTCAATGAATGAATGGAGAAAACTCCGATGTGGAGCAAGTCTGAGCAAGCACAGCCACTGGCTACGTAAAAATCTGTGCTGTACTTCCATGTTAATCCACTGAGTTGGACGCCTGGAAAACCCCTCTCTGCTGGGAGCGCAGCGTTGCGCTCAGTGAGAGGCACTTCCTagcccagagaaatggtggaaGCAAGCTTTGTTGGTCGTTCTGCAATGAGCAAGCGCCGTTTAAGATGATGGAGGAGAATCTCGTCAAGCTGTTGGTAAAAGAGCTCTAGTTCCTTCTTGCTTTCAAAGAACATCTGCTGGTGGATTCGCTGTCTCTGGTTGAAGCACCAGGTTTAAACCTTGGAGGTCCAACGAAGAGAGAATGATGCTGAGTTCAAGTGAAAGGGAGTGCAAGTAAGTGGTTGTGTAAGTGATTTGGATTGATGCTTCTGCAGATGGAGGGGGAGttgaaaggagagaagagataGAACAGCAAAACCTCGGAGGGGGCTATAGAAGAGCTAAAAGTCTTGAAACCATCAGGAAATGCCACCTATGCTATCTCCAGAGCATCTGGGAAGGAAGCTTATGACAAGCGTTGGGGTTGATCAGCCAGAAGTGagagctctggggagaccttagagcagcttccagtactgaagggggctccaggaaggctggggaggggctcttggtcaggatgaggggaacagtttgaaATGAAAGAGGTGATGGTGTTGCTCTGAGAAACCTGGGAAGTGTTTGCACATATTCCTTATGTCTAAGCCATAATGACAGTAAAAACTCATTGCAACTTGTAATAGGTTTCCATAGTTTggattttgttgtgtttctccCCACTAACTGAGAGCGTCAGGGCTTGGTGGCTGCATGCGCTGCTCCAAAGAGGCTTTGTTGATGAGTGCCGAGGGAGCTACAGAAGAGTCCCAAAGTCGTTCAGTGTGGAAAGACatgcaagcagaaaaaagtaTAAGATCCTTTACCGCATAATGATgttttcccccccttcctttccAACTCACGACAGCTGAGTGTTTTTGTTGTCTTAGTATCATCCTGAGAATAAATAGCGCTGTCTGAGGAcgggaggaaatggcctccagctgcaccaggggaggttttgattggatattaggaacaatttttctttactgcaagagtggtgaagccctggcagaggttgcccgGGGCAGTGGTGGGATCTCCAGCCCTAGAGGTGTCCAAAAAGCGTGTGGccgtggcacctggggacatggtttagtcggTACGATGGggctgggctggtggttggactgcATGAGATTAGAGGTCATgtccagccttaatgattctatgattctgtgacacttCTCTGGATCCCAGAGCGCTGAGATCATGGTGAGGTTGGCCTGGGTTGGGAGCATCAccttcctctcctgccctgtCGTATGCCTAAATTTTGAAACGGTGCTTTCGGCTCTCCAGCAGAAAGCGCTCTCTGACCAGGTTATCTCTTCTGAACACCGCTCAtcacaagaccttctctgggTTCCTATGGTTCTTTTTGTGACTCTACCATTCCCAGGGAGCAATATCTTCAGATTTATAATGATTTGAAAGAGATCAGGACCTGACTCCTGAGTTACGCACACCGAGGCAGGCAGCTTCTCATGCTGGGTATGAAACCGCAGAGTCCAGCTCCTAAATTCTGCTGACTCAGCTGCACGGCTGAGCTTGGAGAAACCCATACGCTCCGAATGCAGCTTGCCAGGGATCAGCACAGTTCAACCCATTAGATATTAACTATAGCTCTTCATGATGACCAGAGTCAAGGACGTGCCATGGGATCAACTAAACACAAAGATTTAGTCTCCACATTTGTAATTCCAGCCCAGGAGCCCTCCTGTTTTGTAGAATATTTACTGTTGTTGAATTATAGGAGAAATAATAACACACAGAATGGagtattttttctcctcaaatccTTTCAAAACAAGACCTCCTATAACACTGTGATGCAAACTATTGTAGTTTGCTCctccagcagtgccaggaggAGCACCAGTGTGTGTGCCAGGGATAATCTACGGAGCTGCTGGAGGCTTCTGTGCCTACAAGAAGGGCACAGTGAGAGCCTTTTTGCTGCTCAGGACCGAGGCTGCCTACATCTTTGTGCTGCCCACCACGACTGCTGTATAAATGGCATTATTacaagttttatttgctttagtgggatgggggaaagcCACCTATCCACTCCATATTCATGGAGTTCTGTAGGAGCAATCACCTTTAAGATAAAAGATCAAGCTGACCTAGACAggtacagaaaagaaatatttcacgTTCCAAACCAATGCCTCCTTTATTACATGGGAAGAATAAATAGGAGGCGCTAATTTTGTGATGCAGTGAGCAGAAACAGTTAGGCGGATCTTATGGAAGAGTACCAGCATTTGATAAGATCAGCAGGCTTTAGGAATTTCTGTGGTATTTGTGACCTTCCTGGCTAAGAATGTTTGTAAGTGGCAGTTAAACGCTCTCCTATATGAAGAATATATTCTGGAGGacaagtgaaaacaaataaCCTCATGGTAGCGACTCAAATTCCCACTGAGATTGTGCTACTGGCCTAATTTTATGTTCCTTTAATGTGTTAGGAATACCATACACCGACTTGTGACCtgattttgtgttcttttaagGTGTTAGATACCCCACGCACCAACTTGCTGCTTGCCGATAAGAATGTTGCGGTGCATTTGTTTCCtacttttgttttccccttgtCTCTCAGGCTGGGAAGTGAAACCAACTTCATTTCTATTAAACTGTTCCTCTAGTTTAGCGCTCCTCGTAGCCGCAAGGAGCAGGACCGTGCTCCGCTCCAGCGGCACTTACGGCACAGCTGTAGTCTGTGCCGATGGATGGGTAACACCAGGGCGCGTGTCTTTAGCAGCAGCATGATTGATTGCTATTAGGAGGTGTTATTTCTCTCTACTCCAGATTAAATGTGTTAAAAGTCCTATAGGAATGTTTCCTTTGCAGAGAAAGGCTCCCCACCCCTTCGCTGTTGGTATAAGTGTGAAAGGAGGGTGCCAAGGCTTCTCTTATTTCAGACTTAGGAAACCATGTATATCCCACTGACTTATGCTTCAGTATCTGTTTATCTGCCTTTGGACTGCGCAGACCTGGTAGCATTTCAGAGTTCATTTCGGGCATAACTGCGCCAATTCTCTTCTTAAATTTCAAATCCGCATCCCTACGGTTATCTCCGTGTTGTAATTCAGAAGACTGTAATGACCATaggctgagctgcagcattTTTGGATTGCTACAGTAATATTTACTAACAGATATTTTCTACGTTAAAACTTAACACGGATCTTGTAAAGataatgtacttttttttttatctcagaaaggaaacattaaaaatccactgcagagaagaaagcataAACATCCTAAGCCTCATCCCAGGCTTCTGACCTCTTTTTAATGAATCAGGCTCTCCCAGCAAGACCTGCACACCTGTGCATCACTgttccagagctgctgcttcccacaTGAGTGAGGAAGAGCCCATAAAACATCTCAGGACTTCTATTCTTCCCCTTACTCATCCCAAAGGGGTAGCacaaaagatttcagaaagatAAGGAAGAAGCATTACTTACACTCCAAGTTACTTCTCCAGACTATTTCGTACCGCTCGATTTTCCTTCAGACTGACTGCCCctgggtctgggggtgtcccGGCGGCCAACCCAGGACCTCCTGTGGGTGTCCCGCCTCCCTCCCGCAGCTGGACACTGGGCTCTGGCAGTGCCAGGCTGTTTTAAATAGTCCTCACCTCTAGCCCTGCATTTCCACCTGTTGTGCCTTAAAGGAATAGCATCCAAAAACTCTGCCAGGTGAGCACCACCCCATGTCACAGCGCGGAAGTCGGTGCCCATCCCAGCTCTGGTGACACATCGAGGGTTCTCTTGCTGCTCTTTACCTCCTTCCTACGCGTTGCCTTGGCACAACAGCCACCCCACGGGGGGGCTCCCAGACGTGGTCTCAGGCTCCTCTGCTTCCTTCAGGAAGGAACCCAGTGGATGTTTGGGGTCAGGTCCGTGGAAGGGGTTCTGCTCTGCTCAGAGAACGGTGCTTTTGTGACAGCCTTTCGCTTGGGCAGGACCAGCCGGCCAGGGCAGGTGGGATTCTTTGGTTTGGAGATGGGTTCCACCAAGAAACTGAGGAGCCCTACAGGGTCTGACTTTGAGCACACGAGGGTCCTTTCCCCGCTCCAGCCCGCCCCCTCCTCTTTGTTGGCGTTGCAATATCATCCTTGAGTCATGACCAGGTTTCCTTGCTGTGAGGACTGAGCCGGCATCTGATCTTACGACACCGCAGCCAGTGGTGGAATAGCCTTATAGGGCAAAGCTGGACAAACCCAAGGTGGTCTTTTTTAGCTACTGCATGGCTTTTTTGGAAATCGGTCTCCCTAAGCAGACCCAGACTGGTTGGTTGTCCTGGGAGAGCAGGTCtgtctcctttccctgctctctccagctgctctgcctcctctcAGGGGAAGAGCAGGAGTCTGGGTGGGCAAGGGTTGGCCTTGTCTGGTGTACCAAGAACATTGTAAGCTCTTTAGAATGATAAATAACAAGCAGGGGCTTTGCTGCCATCTTCAACCTCCTTTCTTTGCTCTCTTACTGTAGGTGCGACAGAGGTCCAAACTGAAATTCCCTGTGAAGTGTGGGGTTGTCAGAAATGGAACCGTTCAACATAGCAAAATTAATGACGACATAAGTACTTGCATTATGTGGGATGAATCATTAACTTGGTTTACCTTGTACTAATGatgaaaaagcagtaatttaGTCTAACTAGGGGGTCacataagcttttcttttccactcttGGTGAAATCCAGTGAGCTCAAACACAATGGCAGCTCCAGGTGTTCCTGCCGTGCCCAAGGGTGGGAGAGAACCTGACTTGGAGTTGGGTTTGTCAGATCTTAAAGCCAATCTTgggaaatgccttttttttccagctaaggGTGCCGAGCTCCTTTCTTTCCAGCAATGCGCAGCTTCTGAAGTGAGGAAGGGGTTTTTGAGGTGAGACAGGCTGTTGCTGTGCTTGCAACAAGGGGTGATTGGGCAGGGACTGCGAGCTGAGAAAACGCCCCCAACGCCTCCTCGATGGGAACAGACGCTGACCCTTTTGCAAGCCATGTCCTTCCCACCCATGCTGCTTGCTGGCATCACTTTAGTTTTTATTCTTGAACATAGAGTTGTGCTTGCTTGGCCACGGTAGTCAAGGTGTGTTTGCTTTGCGATGCCTCCAGGCATCTCTCCTTTAGGTGTCAGGCTGTTGGCTTCCCCGTTTGCCTTCTCGGTCCTGCAGTTTGCACAGAGATGTGTTTTAAAGGGGTTTGTGGAGGGAAGGGTCTGCAGGGGGAAGGCAGCACGCCAATAGAAGTCCTGGCAGAAACCAGACAAGGGGACCCACAACCACTTGTGCATCTTGGGGAAGGAAAGTCAGTCCAGAGTGGGTGAACGGTTTCTTTAATCGAGCCACTGTCTTCACTCTTAAGGTTTCTGGTAAAACACATCTGTCATTTTAGGCAAATATATTTACTTGCCTAACAGAGGAGGAAACATCCTCCTGCCAAGTCGCAGGTTCCAAAGCACTTTGGCATCTCCAGAAGATAAACAACCctgagcttgctttttttcGGGCGGGGGGGCAAAGCACAGTTGGCAGCGTGGCGTGAGACCTGAGCAAATAACCGAAAGCTGCTGCTTGGGTCTGGGCTGCAATGATTCGGGTTTGGAGCTGTGGGTGGTTCTGCAGAGGTGAAGGGGAAACAAAAGTTGAGAATTTCGGTGTGTCCGAGAGACTGAAGTCAGATACAGTTTATACACTGCAAAATAACCCAATGGGTaagaatttcttaaaaaaaaaaaaccaaaccaaaatatcCTCATTTTTTGCCAGCAAACCTAAGGGTCCTTCATCCCACacccccttcccagctgcaCCCTCAGGGTGCTCCGCTTCTGCAAGAAGCAGTCAGGGTTGCACACAAAAAGCTTCACTGCAGGTGCTTTATTTCACTCCCTCTTCTATAAACCACAGAGCAAATGACGTTTGAGCGGCCTGTGGGAATTCAGCTCTCTACAGAGGACGTTTGGCTtctgagcagggcagggagcgACAAGCGGCGCTGGGCGCTTCGCGGTTCATAGCTGTGAGTTGGGTTTCTGCAGGGAAACTTCTTAGCTCTTGCACGAAGGGCTTTGATGGAAGGAGGTTCTGCCTTCGTCAGTCACCTTGAAAAGTACTTTTTCCACCGGTAGCATTGCTGTAACAAAAGGAAACGGAAGAAAAGCTGTGATCTGGCTTTGTCTCTCTATAATATTTCTACAGGCGATTTCCTGGGTGCTCCTGGTTTTGTGCCAAAGGTGGTATTTTCAATGGCTCTGATATTCCAGGGAGTCTTGAGAGCAAAGCTCTCAAGCTACctgggttggaggggacttCTGGATTCAACCTCCTGCTCAGCTTAAGAGGAGAGTTACCCTGGGCTTTACCCGAAAATGGgcatctaggaaaaaaaaggtacaatTAACAATTTCTGCTTTGCGTTCTCATTTTTAGGAGTGTTTCACAGAATATCGGTTCTTTATTTTCAAGGTTTTAAGGGAGgtggtttttctttccattctttgtATTTAGGAGGGCGAGAGTCCTTCACGCAGCTTCCATTTCCTAAAGAATAATCTCAAATGGCAAGGAAACTTGTGTAGTTTCAGCAAGTTACATTGTTCTCTACAAAATACTTTAGATTTCAGCCTTTCAGCTTGGTTTTCAAGCCACTCTGAGGGCTTCTTTGGCACCTACATCCTCTAAAGGGCTTTGAAAATGCGATGCCTGTAGGTCTGTTTTCTGCTTCCGATCAAGCCCGTGGATGTTGCAAACAGGGGCAGAAATAGGAGAGTCCCCGTGGTGCTGTGCACGGAGGTGGCAGTTCATTCCAGAGGGTACAAACCATAACAGTTTGTTTCTCTCTGCCGTTATCCAGCTTCGAAATATTAAAGCCTGCTTATACGATCAGAGAGTTTGGATCTAAATGCATCGTGATGAGAATGTGAAAGGACATAGCCAAGTTTTTCAAACCACTTTTCCActaaatttgatatttttttttttttaacggaAAAGAGTACCTTTCACCGGTAAGGATTCCCACAACTGTGATATATTCTAAAACATAGGCTCAGATATTTTCTACCAGACCTTCTCTCTAAAGGGTATTACTGCTCCAAGGCAAGACCATTGGTTTTTACATTATGCCGGAAGGTATCGTGTGTCACACATAAACTGGTCATCCTGAATCTAAGGGGTAGCATGGATTATCCTGCACAAGTAGGACAAAAAAGAACGGTACGATTGCAACAGTGAACAAGAATTGCTTGTGTGTAATATTGCAAGAGGTCGTAAGCAGAGTTAATTGAAATAAGAAGCAGGAAGATCGATAACGTGCTTATCCTGTGTAAGCAAAAACTATAATCAATGCTATAATACCTTTATTATATAAACCTCATATAGGATTTAATCCAAGTCTTTTGAAATCTATGGCTCAACGTCTCTTGGTAAGGAATAAAGGCGCCAATTTGGCATCACAGCATAAGTTGTGGACTACAGGATTGTGACTTCTGGACTGTAAACCTCGTGGTTGTCCCATAGAGTGATTTTATGTGCTAAACTGCAAACCCTCTgcttaaaatttgtttttattctctcctACCGAGGCAGATGCCCATCCCAGAAAACACCCACCTACATTTGCCGGATTCTGTTGGgcattcctgatttttttctggatgtggGGTTTCCTCTATCGTTTGCTCTTTTACAGGGGTCAGACTGGCCTGAATCAGCGCTGCTTCGAGGTTTCCCACggtgtttctttcttccccttaaaaacaaaaaacatggGTGCGATGGAGGGAACAGCTCCTCTATTGCCTATTTAATACACTCTGGATTAGGCCCATTGTTTCCCAGTCTAATTCTTGTGAACAATTTatttccaccccctgctgtCCTCGCTGAGgtttcttgtctctaaatttaTCTGTAGGGACACTGTGTTACAGAATAaaatgtatatgcatatatttttgaGAATCAGTTGCTAACAAGGACTTTTCGGGCAAGTTTTTACACCAAGCAGGCTGCTTGCACCACGCAGGTCGCTGCCCTTTATACTTCAGGATTTCCCGAGCACTCATGGAGCCGTAAACCTTCTACATGCAAAACTCAGCCTTCAGAATTTCCGTTTCCttcatttgctctttgttttatgaataaaaaaaacccccaaggGCATTGCTTGTTTGCAGTTACAGGCGTGCTTCCAAGCTGCGCTGGTTGCAGAATGGATGCGTGTCTCGAGGTGGAAATGACTCCAGGTCCcagaaacccccaaaccaaagcCATTGCAAAAGAACCACCAGAACCCAAAAGCTGTTACCTGGCCAACTTACCTGCCTCCTTCTGAAGCTTTATTTTGGCCAGAGTGAGAATAGTGATGGTAATGACAATCAGTAAAATGAGAACTGGTAACACAACTGGGAGCAGACCCGATTCGTGCGATGAGCTGGAAAGAACCATCAGAATTAAATTAGGTTTTGATTCAGCTGTGGGGTGGCTGAAGTACCTTAATGCAACGAAGAGTGCAAAGGAGTTATTAACTTTGACTAAATCAAAGGACAACAGTCAACAAAGTCAAGTAGAGATGAAATAATTTGATCTGGAGTTTGGCTTTATGAGGAATTAATTTCTACAGCTACCTCTGCTCCACGTCATGGGGTTTAGACCTCCAGCtgaaccatggaatggtttggtttggaagggacttgaaagcccatccagttccaccctctgccatgggcagggacacctcccactggatcccgttgctcaaagtcccattcaacctggccttgaacacctccaggaatgggaaaTGAGGCCctccaaaaggaaaatgaggttATTTTCATCATACGTGGTCACAAGCAAGGTTGGTACTCTTTCTCTCTGAGCTCCTGTAGACTCTTACTCAGTTGGAGGGTGTCTATGTGCTGTCTCCTTGCAAAACTGATATAAATGTTCTCCGAGCTCCACAGGCAGACAGAATTTTGCCAGAATGGTACAAAATCTGACCTTTTATACAAGAAAATGATTTATGATCTGGGACAAGTTCTACCCTCgcctcttttgagagctggatAGCAGGGAGATACAGCTTGAGAGaggctggggatggagggaacGGTGCTTCTTGTGCTGGGGGGTGACTGGATGGGGTGCTCTGACATACATGGAGGGCCAGCTGAGGATATTGAGCTGGATTTGTGGACTTTGTGGTTTTTCTCCAGTTATGGCTGATACTGTGCTATCTGATGCATCGGCACAAACTATGCAAATCACCAGAAGGTGGGTGGTGGCCACAGCTGAAAGGTGTAAGAGCTGCTCGCAGCCATCCTGTGGAGCAGGAAGCGCAGAAGGTAAATTCACCAGAGAAACCACTTGCCGCGGGGTAGCCACAGGGCTCGCTGTAGAGAAGTATTGTGTGATAATTACTGGCCAAAATAACTCCCATGCTATCGATTAACCTTGTCCGATGCTGACTCCTTATGCAACACAGAGCAGCCAAACGCTGTGTGGGCTGCTGCCTGTCTCTAAGTGCTTGGATAAAGTGTGCGGTGAAGTGTGGAGCAGGTACTGATTCATCAGTGCTATTGCTCAACCCCAACGTGTCCTCATGTCCTGTCTCCATtctgaacaaaggaaaacagacaggaGCAGATCTATTGGCTCTGGCACCTGATCTGCAGGAACGACCGGTGCCAGAAGGTTAAGAAACGAGTTCAAAGACACACGCCACAGGTGGACTTGAGATAACCTTGCCTTTGGCTTTTCTGATTAATAATGTCTCCAGTTTGTGTTTGCAACTTGCACGACCCATGTAGAGCCCTGACAGgagatgatctctaaggtcttttccaacctaacgattctatgaagTGGGGCAGACGGGGCATAAAACCACCAATTTTTGTGCCAACAAGAAATGTGGTTCTGGACTTACCTCTTGTGATAGATTTCACCTGGGGAGGTTATAGAGGTGCTGGGGGTGAAAGTGGGCAGCAGGGTGGTGGTGCTCTCGGTGGCACTGCCCGTCGTGTACGTCAGGGCCGTGATGCTCCTCTGCGTGGGCGTGCTGTAGGCGGCTGGCCTTGTTGATAAAGCAGGTTTCACAAGAGTAGATGTTTCCAGGTCTTTAGAAGAGCGGGTTTctatggagaaaataattttgtggcTTAAATATCCATCTTTTTGTAGAGACAGCATGTTAGGTTTACCAAAGATTTAGCTGTTTCTCTGTGCATCTCTGCATTAAAAGATATGGAGCATGATATGACCAAAGCCAAGCGTTTCTATTTTCCCTTGAGTCTTACAGAAAGCATCTTGGGAGTACTAATGAAAACACATTAATACTTGGtaaatattcatgttttaaCCGCAGTATTTCTCTCTTTGCCTGCTGGATGGTGGCAGGGATCTGTGTGTTTGGATGCCGCAGCTTCTGAAACTATGAGATAACCTTCAGCTTGTCTTCAGAGCAAAGCGCGCGTCTCTTCTCTGCACTGGCGGGGATCAGGGTGTCGTAtcataaataatgaataatgaTATTCAAACTAAGTAAATTTCCTCTGAAAGTTCAGCTGACATCCTCGCCTCTGAAAACCTTTACCATCACCTCAGTTACTTGCAGACAACTGTAAGGCAAAATGTGCAGCTGATGTTCCTCATTAACGTTGTTGTATTTATGCATAGGACAATGGAGGGTCTATTCTCACGCCCACAAAGGGGTAGAGGGAAGACTGATttagaaacaggaaagagaTTTGTTGTTTTCTAAGCCTACCTACCCTTCTGGATGAGCAGCTTCACAGAGGATGTGTGCTCTGTGTGCCCGTTTTTAGCCCCGCACCAGTACCATCCTGCATCCTCCTCTCTCAGGTGGCTCAACACCACTGTGAAAGTCCCGTTTTCCTGGTTGCTGCTGGTTATTTGTATTTGCCCTTTGTAGGACTCGTGCACAAACTCATCCGAATCCACGAGCAGCTCACAGCTCGCTTCCTTCCACCTGCATAAATACTTCTTCTCGTAGTTCCCCTTGGGATCATAGTGGCACTTCACGGACAGCGAGCCTCCTACCGAGCCGGTCAGAAATTTCGGTCTCATGGGAAGGGTGGAGGCTGCAGGTTGGAGAGAATTGTGTTAGCATTTCGTGCTCCTCATCCAGGGCTGCGAGGAACCTACAAAGCCCCCGGAACCCACCTTACCTGCGGTCACCTGCAGAGCCACCGTCCGTGGGCTGTCCCAACTTCCAACTCTTCCCGTCCCACACCTGTACAGCCCCGAGTCTTCCTTTCTTAAGTCATTTATCAAGATT
This genomic interval carries:
- the LOC104061879 gene encoding CMRF35-like molecule 5, which encodes MRPKFLTGSVGGSLSVKCHYDPKGNYEKKYLCRWKEASCELLVDSDEFVHESYKGQIQITSSNQENGTFTVVLSHLREEDAGWYWCGAKNGHTEHTSSVKLLIQKETRSSKDLETSTLVKPALSTRPAAYSTPTQRSITALTYTTGSATESTTTLLPTFTPSTSITSPGEIYHKSSSHESGLLPVVLPVLILLIVITITILTLAKIKLQKEAGKLAR